The Candidatus Uhrbacteria bacterium genome has a segment encoding these proteins:
- a CDS encoding Hsp20/alpha crystallin family protein, translated as MALEEYRLMNTESPAAEWFRSENEGQLSVDVFREGNTLVVRSTLAGAKPEDLDIAVNGDLLTIRGSREDKREINEDDWFHQECHWGTFSRSLILPVDVVADQADATLRDGILEVRIPIRGSQRHIPVN; from the coding sequence ATGGCTCTCGAAGAATATCGATTGATGAATACCGAATCCCCTGCCGCCGAATGGTTCCGAAGTGAAAACGAGGGACAGCTGTCGGTGGATGTATTCCGCGAGGGAAATACGCTTGTTGTGCGCTCGACCCTTGCTGGCGCCAAGCCCGAAGACCTTGATATCGCCGTGAATGGCGACTTGCTAACGATACGCGGAAGCCGCGAGGATAAGCGTGAAATCAATGAAGATGACTGGTTTCATCAGGAATGTCATTGGGGAACCTTTAGCCGCAGCCTTATTTTGCCGGTCGATGTTGTGGCTGATCAGGCTGATGCGACCCTTCGCGATGGTATTCTCGAGGTACGTATCCCGATAAGAGGCAGTCAGCGGCATATTCCGGTCAATTAA
- a CDS encoding VanW family protein — translation MNLIEAKQRGRQIASASLIGIALAGGLVASILAGLGAAAYGYEVVFRDKFFPGVRVAGLTLDGMTRAQAEAAIQRRINDALEPGFIFRLEDKQITLPRSNVPLEDPDLSHDLISYDPAPAVDQAFLMGRSSSNALWNAIDRIRMYLQPTEIEVKTMVNRDLAERLLLGEVDQAMPLMRNAELHVSISTSTESGFVTDIKAEQIGKSADIVSAVATLEAQAKQIAFQPIPIRIMNVLPTLTTADIRPVLSGIPSWLSKAPFTITNELKRQAVTSSTIAEWITASTTPAGVVLALDPERIEKSMATFTKDFLKEAQDGKLTLESDGKIKEFIAPVEGMRVDGSLTAEGVLAAWAAGSSTAPIVFARVSPKIEGADAERLGIKELLGVGRSYFDGSPYNRRRNIALGSKKMNGVLLAPGEIFSQLGTLGEIDGAHGWFQELVIKGNETTPEYGGGLCQVGSTSFRMALASGLEIVERRNHSYRVRYYEPAGTDATIYSPAPDFRFKNNTNHHILITSEIKGDMLAFYAWGTSDGRKAEQTKPKIYNIVAPPPMKLVPTTELPVGKRRCTESAHAGATASFDYTVTFPNGEVKKETFTSYYRPWGAVCLVGATAEDVAASQNPAAPVVDETGINNPN, via the coding sequence ATGAACCTCATTGAAGCAAAACAACGCGGAAGACAGATCGCTTCCGCCTCTTTGATCGGAATAGCACTTGCCGGCGGTCTTGTTGCCTCGATTTTAGCCGGGCTTGGGGCCGCGGCTTATGGATACGAGGTTGTTTTCCGCGACAAGTTTTTTCCAGGCGTACGAGTCGCCGGACTTACGCTAGATGGAATGACGCGCGCGCAAGCCGAGGCCGCCATTCAACGCCGTATTAACGATGCATTGGAGCCGGGTTTTATTTTCCGCTTGGAAGACAAACAAATCACGCTGCCGCGAAGCAATGTGCCTTTGGAAGATCCGGATCTCTCACATGATTTGATCTCTTATGATCCGGCTCCAGCTGTGGATCAAGCTTTCTTGATGGGCCGATCGTCATCGAATGCCCTTTGGAATGCTATTGATCGAATCCGAATGTATCTTCAACCGACGGAAATCGAGGTAAAAACGATGGTTAACCGCGATTTAGCAGAGCGTCTTTTGTTGGGTGAGGTTGATCAGGCTATGCCGCTTATGCGGAATGCCGAGCTCCATGTATCGATTTCTACATCGACGGAAAGTGGTTTTGTGACCGATATTAAAGCGGAGCAAATTGGTAAGTCGGCGGATATTGTTTCTGCTGTCGCGACGCTTGAGGCTCAAGCAAAGCAGATTGCTTTCCAGCCGATTCCGATCCGAATCATGAATGTCCTGCCTACGCTGACAACTGCGGATATTCGTCCTGTACTTTCCGGAATTCCCAGCTGGCTTTCCAAGGCACCGTTTACGATTACCAATGAGCTAAAGAGGCAAGCCGTAACGAGTTCAACGATCGCCGAATGGATTACCGCCAGCACGACACCAGCCGGCGTCGTTCTCGCGTTGGATCCCGAGCGCATCGAGAAGTCGATGGCAACGTTTACCAAGGATTTTTTGAAAGAGGCGCAGGATGGAAAATTGACGCTTGAAAGCGATGGAAAGATCAAGGAATTCATCGCTCCGGTTGAGGGTATGCGCGTTGATGGGTCGCTTACTGCGGAAGGCGTTCTTGCTGCTTGGGCCGCTGGATCATCGACGGCACCGATTGTTTTTGCCCGCGTCTCGCCAAAAATTGAAGGAGCAGATGCAGAACGGCTCGGAATCAAAGAATTGCTTGGCGTCGGACGGTCGTACTTTGATGGCTCTCCCTACAATCGACGTAGAAATATTGCCCTTGGTTCAAAAAAAATGAACGGGGTTTTGCTCGCGCCGGGTGAAATCTTTAGTCAGCTTGGGACTCTAGGTGAAATAGATGGAGCACATGGTTGGTTTCAAGAACTCGTTATCAAGGGCAATGAGACGACTCCCGAGTACGGAGGAGGGTTATGCCAAGTGGGCTCAACCAGCTTCCGTATGGCGCTTGCTTCCGGCTTAGAGATCGTTGAACGCCGCAATCACAGCTATCGCGTACGCTACTACGAGCCTGCTGGAACAGATGCCACAATTTACTCTCCGGCTCCTGATTTCCGCTTTAAGAACAATACGAATCATCACATCTTGATTACATCCGAGATTAAAGGCGATATGCTCGCGTTTTACGCTTGGGGCACGAGTGATGGCCGTAAAGCGGAGCAGACAAAGCCAAAAATCTACAACATTGTTGCACCTCCGCCGATGAAGCTTGTCCCGACAACAGAGCTTCCGGTTGGTAAGCGCCGCTGCACGGAATCAGCCCATGCCGGAGCCACTGCTAGCTTTGATTACACCGTCACTTTTCCGAATGGCGAGGTGAAGAAGGAGACATTTACAAGCTACTATCGACCATGGGGCGCCGTGTGCTTAGTGGGCGCAACAGCTGAGGATGTTGCCGCGTCCCAGAACCCTGCGGCACCGGTTGTCGACGAAACGGGCATTAATAATCCAAACTAA
- the trxB gene encoding thioredoxin-disulfide reductase → MRNVIIIGSGPAGWTAAVYAARADLQPLVFEGHEPGGQLMTTTEVENFPGFEHGIQGPELMDVMRKQAKRFGTEIISNMVDSLKQIEGGFEVVSKGETYQAKTVILSTGATARRLGLDNEKRLYGKGVSACATCDGFFFKGKNVIVVGGGDSAMEEASFLTRFADKVYLTHRRDEFRASKIMQERVKANPKIELVLNTEVAEILGVDVGQVTGVKLRDTVSGEIREMKIDGVFAAIGHEPNIALVKGLVDLDEKGYVKTIPGSSKTNIAGLFACGDVQDSHYRQAITAAGSGCMAALDAERFLSGH, encoded by the coding sequence ATGAGAAATGTAATAATTATCGGTTCCGGTCCTGCCGGTTGGACGGCCGCGGTCTACGCCGCCCGCGCCGATTTGCAGCCGCTCGTATTTGAAGGCCACGAACCAGGCGGTCAGCTCATGACCACGACGGAAGTTGAAAACTTCCCCGGCTTTGAGCACGGCATCCAAGGCCCCGAGCTTATGGACGTCATGCGCAAGCAGGCCAAGCGCTTTGGCACAGAAATTATTTCCAACATGGTCGATTCACTCAAGCAAATCGAAGGCGGCTTCGAAGTCGTTTCCAAAGGAGAAACCTATCAAGCCAAAACGGTTATTTTGTCGACCGGCGCCACAGCCCGACGCCTCGGACTCGACAATGAAAAGCGGTTGTACGGAAAAGGCGTGTCCGCCTGCGCCACCTGCGACGGCTTCTTCTTCAAAGGAAAAAACGTGATCGTGGTCGGCGGGGGAGACAGCGCTATGGAAGAGGCGTCGTTCCTGACGCGCTTCGCAGACAAGGTTTATCTCACACATCGCCGGGATGAATTCCGCGCCTCCAAAATCATGCAGGAGCGTGTAAAAGCAAATCCCAAGATTGAACTCGTGCTCAACACGGAAGTCGCCGAGATTCTCGGTGTCGATGTCGGTCAAGTCACAGGCGTAAAACTCCGCGACACGGTTTCCGGAGAAATCCGTGAAATGAAAATCGACGGCGTATTCGCCGCCATCGGTCACGAGCCAAATATCGCGCTTGTAAAAGGCTTAGTCGATCTGGATGAGAAAGGTTACGTAAAAACCATCCCAGGCTCGTCCAAGACTAATATCGCGGGCCTGTTTGCTTGCGGCGATGTCCAAGACTCCCACTATCGCCAAGCCATTACGGCAGCAGGTTCCGGATGTATGGCAGCGTTGGATGCAGAACGGTTTCTCTCGGGTCACTAA
- the trxA gene encoding thioredoxin, whose amino-acid sequence MAHVFTEANFQAEVLSSSAPVAVDFWAVWCPPCRITGPIIDELSQEIDESKFKIGKLNVDENSHLSTEYRVLSIPTVIIFKDGKEVERLVGAMPKEAFLEKFQPYIN is encoded by the coding sequence ATGGCCCACGTTTTCACTGAAGCAAATTTCCAGGCAGAAGTCCTTTCCTCCTCGGCTCCCGTTGCCGTCGACTTCTGGGCTGTCTGGTGTCCGCCTTGCCGCATCACCGGTCCAATTATTGACGAACTCTCGCAAGAAATCGATGAGTCCAAATTCAAAATCGGCAAACTCAATGTCGATGAGAACTCGCACTTGTCGACGGAGTATCGCGTCCTCTCGATTCCGACCGTAATTATTTTTAAGGACGGAAAAGAAGTCGAGCGTCTCGTCGGCGCGATGCCAAAGGAGGCCTTCCTCGAGAAATTCCAGCCTTACATCAACTAA
- a CDS encoding translation initiation factor IF-2 produces MNVTELARRLRVTPQQLLAKMPELGFDVGARAIKIDDRTADQIYKKWLENSRRERLRDTLVKQQAVVTADGSTPENREVTLPAVVAVRDFAGKLNLPVTRVIQQLMKAGILASQNERIDYTTASIIAEELGYKPLPESKIEAEMQASVESQDRLKEILGGQEKGDLKERPPVVVVMGHVDHGKTRTLDAIRKTHVMEGESGGITQHIGAYMVENKGKPLTFIDTPGHEAFTVMRSRGAKVADIAILVVAADDGVQPQTKEAINIITAAKLPFVVALNKIDKPDADPNRVLGQLAECGVTVEEWGGKTPMAKISAKVGTGIDDLLDLILLVAEVEKERIMSNPDTRAAGTIIESRVDKGEGPVATAIIQNGTLHRNDALGIAGIAYGRVRMMRDWTGKIMDEATPGMPVKILGFKTAPAVGDILEVPENASDLEVKKTKNVSRQNVESLTATKAQPVEGEEGQKKTMLNVVLKTDVLGSLEALLGMTEKVKHELVGVDVIQKGLGNITEGDIMRAANSKPSVVYGFNVMLPPALVHKAREKEVDVLIYKVVYDLFDDIVERLNKLLPQEKIVTELGSAEVAAIFLTETARMVVGLRVKEGKLITAAKLRVFRNNEIIGEGTIESLQSGKSAVKEVGAGTECGLSFQGKLKLLVGDRIEAYTEESKARKVESFR; encoded by the coding sequence ATGAACGTTACTGAACTGGCGCGCCGCTTACGCGTCACCCCGCAGCAGCTCCTCGCAAAAATGCCGGAGCTGGGTTTTGACGTCGGTGCCCGTGCCATCAAGATCGATGATCGCACCGCCGATCAGATCTACAAGAAGTGGCTGGAGAACTCCCGCCGCGAGCGTTTGCGCGACACGCTGGTCAAACAACAGGCCGTTGTCACCGCCGATGGATCGACTCCTGAAAACCGTGAAGTCACGCTTCCGGCCGTTGTGGCTGTCCGCGATTTTGCCGGCAAACTCAACTTGCCTGTCACGCGCGTTATTCAGCAGCTCATGAAAGCCGGTATTCTCGCTTCCCAAAACGAGCGCATCGACTACACCACCGCCTCCATCATCGCCGAGGAACTTGGTTACAAGCCGCTTCCGGAATCCAAGATCGAGGCCGAGATGCAGGCGTCTGTTGAAAGTCAGGATCGCTTGAAGGAAATTTTGGGCGGACAAGAAAAAGGCGATTTGAAAGAACGTCCGCCTGTTGTCGTTGTCATGGGTCACGTTGACCACGGTAAAACACGCACGCTCGACGCGATTCGCAAAACCCACGTCATGGAAGGGGAGTCTGGTGGAATCACCCAGCACATCGGTGCGTACATGGTTGAGAACAAGGGTAAGCCGTTGACCTTCATCGACACGCCAGGTCACGAAGCGTTTACCGTTATGCGTTCGCGTGGCGCTAAAGTTGCCGACATCGCTATTCTTGTTGTTGCTGCCGACGACGGCGTACAGCCTCAGACTAAAGAAGCCATCAACATCATCACGGCCGCCAAGCTTCCATTCGTTGTCGCCTTGAACAAGATTGATAAACCCGACGCCGACCCAAACCGCGTGCTTGGTCAATTGGCAGAATGCGGCGTTACTGTCGAGGAATGGGGCGGAAAAACACCGATGGCCAAAATCTCGGCCAAAGTCGGAACCGGTATCGACGATCTTCTCGATTTGATTTTGCTCGTCGCAGAGGTTGAGAAGGAGCGCATCATGTCCAACCCGGACACACGCGCCGCCGGAACGATTATTGAATCCCGTGTCGACAAAGGAGAAGGCCCAGTCGCCACCGCCATCATCCAGAACGGCACGCTTCATCGTAACGACGCGCTCGGTATCGCCGGCATTGCTTATGGCCGCGTCCGCATGATGCGCGATTGGACCGGTAAGATCATGGATGAAGCGACGCCTGGAATGCCGGTGAAAATTCTCGGATTCAAGACAGCTCCAGCTGTCGGAGATATTCTCGAAGTTCCGGAAAACGCGAGTGACCTCGAGGTAAAGAAAACCAAGAACGTTTCACGTCAGAACGTGGAATCCCTCACGGCTACCAAGGCGCAGCCAGTTGAAGGCGAGGAAGGTCAGAAAAAGACCATGCTCAACGTCGTTCTCAAGACGGACGTGCTCGGCTCGCTTGAAGCCTTGCTCGGCATGACGGAAAAAGTGAAGCATGAACTCGTTGGCGTCGATGTGATTCAGAAAGGTCTCGGAAACATCACGGAAGGCGACATTATGCGCGCTGCAAACTCCAAGCCGTCCGTCGTCTACGGTTTCAACGTCATGCTTCCGCCAGCTCTCGTCCACAAGGCTCGCGAGAAAGAAGTTGATGTCTTGATCTACAAAGTTGTTTACGATTTGTTCGATGACATTGTCGAGCGCTTGAACAAGCTTTTGCCGCAAGAAAAGATTGTGACAGAACTCGGTTCCGCCGAGGTCGCCGCGATTTTCCTTACGGAAACCGCTCGCATGGTTGTTGGTTTGCGTGTCAAAGAAGGCAAACTCATTACGGCTGCCAAGCTCCGCGTGTTCCGCAACAATGAAATTATCGGAGAAGGTACGATTGAATCGCTTCAGAGCGGTAAGTCCGCCGTGAAGGAAGTCGGCGCAGGTACTGAGTGTGGCCTCTCGTTCCAAGGCAAGCTCAAACTCCTCGTCGGCGATCGAATCGAGGCCTACACGGAAGAGTCCAAGGCGCGCAAAGTCGAGTCATTCCGTTAA
- the truB gene encoding tRNA pseudouridine(55) synthase TruB, which produces MDGLLLIDKPAGWTSHDVVAKLRGILKMRAIGHAGTLDPFATGLLVLGLGKGTKRLTALVGVDKEYFATIRLGATSDTFDKEGVLTPHATRDTPHPTNEEVEKALEKFRGGYDQLAPLHSAKKIGGKKLYDLARAGKATEEMRPMKHVSIKHLSIEQYAWPDLSIKVNCGSGTYIRSLADDIGRELGVGGYCVELRRTKVGDFDVKNAVTMEGLNQDIAAKHVL; this is translated from the coding sequence ATGGACGGATTACTTCTGATCGATAAACCAGCTGGATGGACCTCGCATGACGTCGTGGCTAAGCTACGCGGGATTTTGAAGATGCGGGCGATTGGCCACGCTGGAACGCTTGATCCCTTTGCGACAGGGCTTTTGGTGCTCGGTCTCGGAAAAGGCACAAAACGGCTGACTGCGCTGGTTGGCGTCGATAAGGAGTATTTTGCAACGATTCGATTGGGCGCGACGAGCGATACGTTTGATAAAGAAGGAGTTCTCACGCCTCACGCGACACGCGACACGCCTCATCCGACGAACGAGGAAGTCGAGAAAGCGCTCGAGAAATTTCGAGGCGGATACGATCAGCTCGCTCCCCTGCACTCAGCCAAAAAGATTGGTGGAAAAAAATTGTATGACTTGGCGCGAGCGGGAAAAGCTACGGAAGAAATGCGACCGATGAAGCATGTGAGCATAAAGCATCTGAGCATCGAGCAGTATGCGTGGCCGGATTTGTCGATCAAAGTGAATTGCGGAAGCGGGACGTATATCCGATCGCTTGCAGATGATATTGGACGCGAGCTAGGTGTTGGCGGGTATTGCGTCGAACTACGAAGAACAAAAGTTGGAGATTTTGACGTGAAGAATGCGGTTACGATGGAGGGCTTGAACCAGGACATTGCGGCAAAACACGTCCTCTGA